From Calditrichota bacterium, a single genomic window includes:
- a CDS encoding F0F1 ATP synthase subunit alpha, with product MQIRPEEITRIIREQIEGFDARADQSEVGEVIQVGDGIARVYGLENCMASELIEFPHNIFGMALNLEEDNVGVALFGEDKLIREGDQVRRTGRVVEIPVGDALLGRVVNPLGFPLDGKGPLATTQFNPVERKAPGVIFRQPVKEPLMTGLKAIDSMIPIGRGQRELILGDRQTGKTAIALDAIINQKDSGVVCIYVAIGQKGSTIAKVVKTLEENGALDHTIIVSSTAVESAPIQFLAPYSGAAIGEFYRDNGRHALVIYDDLTKHAWAYRQLSLLLRRPPGREAYPGDVFNLHSRLLERAAKMSEAEGGGSLTALPIIETQAGDVSAYIPTNVISITDGQIYLEPELFYAGIRPAINVGISVSRVGGNAQFKAMRQVAGSLRLDLSQYRELQAFAQFGSDLDKSTRAQLTRGERLVEILKQGQYGPYPFQDQIAVLFLAGKGYLDNLPLEDVKRAEEDFLRLMHDVNGDILIDIADRKALDDDLTARLGKACETFITGFRAAVAA from the coding sequence ATGCAAATTCGTCCGGAAGAAATCACCCGCATCATACGGGAGCAGATCGAGGGCTTCGATGCCCGCGCCGACCAGAGCGAAGTCGGCGAGGTCATCCAGGTCGGCGACGGCATCGCCCGCGTCTATGGCCTCGAAAACTGCATGGCGTCGGAACTGATCGAGTTCCCGCACAACATCTTCGGCATGGCGCTCAACCTCGAAGAAGACAACGTCGGCGTCGCGCTGTTCGGCGAAGACAAGTTGATCCGCGAGGGCGATCAGGTTCGCCGCACCGGCCGGGTCGTCGAAATCCCGGTCGGCGATGCGCTCCTCGGGCGCGTCGTCAACCCGCTCGGCTTCCCGCTCGACGGCAAGGGGCCGCTAGCCACGACGCAGTTCAACCCGGTCGAACGCAAAGCCCCCGGGGTGATCTTCCGCCAGCCGGTCAAAGAGCCGTTGATGACTGGACTCAAGGCGATCGACTCGATGATCCCTATCGGTCGAGGCCAGCGCGAACTCATCCTCGGCGACCGCCAGACCGGCAAGACGGCCATCGCGCTCGACGCCATCATCAACCAGAAGGACTCGGGCGTCGTCTGCATCTACGTTGCCATCGGTCAGAAAGGCTCAACCATCGCCAAGGTGGTGAAGACCCTCGAGGAGAACGGCGCGCTTGACCATACCATCATCGTCTCTTCGACGGCAGTTGAGTCGGCGCCAATTCAGTTCCTCGCGCCCTACTCCGGCGCGGCCATAGGAGAGTTCTATCGCGACAACGGACGCCACGCGCTGGTGATCTACGACGATTTGACCAAGCATGCCTGGGCGTATCGCCAGTTGTCGCTGCTTCTGCGTCGTCCGCCGGGCCGCGAAGCCTACCCCGGCGACGTCTTCAACCTCCATTCGCGGCTGCTCGAGCGCGCTGCCAAGATGTCGGAAGCCGAAGGCGGCGGGAGTCTTACCGCGCTGCCGATCATCGAGACCCAGGCCGGCGACGTTTCAGCCTACATTCCGACCAATGTCATCTCGATCACTGACGGACAGATCTACCTCGAGCCGGAACTCTTCTACGCAGGTATTCGTCCAGCGATCAATGTCGGCATCTCGGTCTCTCGTGTCGGCGGCAACGCGCAATTCAAAGCGATGCGCCAGGTTGCGGGGAGCCTTCGGCTCGACCTGTCGCAATACCGCGAACTGCAGGCCTTCGCGCAGTTCGGCTCCGACCTTGACAAATCGACTCGGGCTCAGTTGACCCGCGGCGAACGGCTGGTGGAGATTCTTAAGCAAGGCCAATACGGACCTTACCCGTTCCAGGACCAGATCGCGGTGCTCTTTCTCGCTGGCAAAGGCTACCTCGACAATTTGCCGCTCGAGGACGTCAAGCGCGCCGAGGAGGACTTCTTGCGCCTGATGCACGACGTGAACGGCGACATCCTTATAGACATCGCCGACCGCAAGGCGCTCGACGACGATTTGACAGCACGGCTCGGTAAAGCATGTGAGACCTTTATCACTGGCTTCAGGGCAGCTGTCGCGGCATAG
- a CDS encoding glycosyltransferase family 39 protein, which produces MKTGSAFKGNTRTGIGLMLLLLTGFSIYLPTTGIKPSGDDFDKFLPSIIASETSWPALFSPLIRPIPYNMYRPGGAWVLQGLGERLFGNGAQGGQWIKLAVYLASLMLIYRIARRLFDGSIPALLAMGLTIFHPQMHAAIASIDGTADVVSTFFLLVAVLAMLRATQEPGSYDNLIIGLATIGGLMFKENAVAIPACLGILLLARADWMRNRRLWLGVMLSAIIVLIYIAIRIVAGLTIPGSGRYALSLLNIPVNLALLVGGAVVTTNTVTIYTERGIYLVWGAISGLVLFLPISLGLFSVQSRNRKHDLRLTLMLVLAAVFSQVPSLLMEHISEMHLYRSLPFLCMVAAIGLTRAFNATSRVLRALVISTLLVFLLTGLNSIDAKQEFLYDNGARANRMLMQIRRAVPDPEKRSKFWLIPDRSTGEIREYSIYQQKANTIIAYNPVTYLYRRSDLLSIVEPTKTDTQGVKVYYFRIMPGDSILYLGR; this is translated from the coding sequence GTGAAGACAGGATCAGCCTTTAAGGGCAATACCCGCACCGGAATCGGCCTTATGCTGTTGTTGTTGACCGGGTTCTCGATCTACTTGCCTACGACCGGAATCAAGCCGTCCGGAGATGATTTTGACAAGTTTTTGCCGTCTATTATCGCTTCAGAAACTTCGTGGCCGGCGCTCTTTTCTCCCTTGATAAGACCGATTCCCTATAATATGTATCGACCCGGCGGTGCGTGGGTCTTGCAGGGTCTTGGAGAAAGGCTGTTCGGTAATGGAGCACAGGGCGGCCAGTGGATCAAATTAGCGGTCTATCTGGCGTCTTTAATGCTAATATATCGGATAGCGAGACGGCTATTCGATGGGTCAATTCCGGCATTGCTTGCGATGGGGCTGACGATCTTCCATCCTCAAATGCACGCTGCCATTGCTTCAATAGACGGAACTGCAGATGTGGTTTCCACGTTCTTTCTATTAGTTGCTGTTTTAGCGATGCTGCGAGCCACTCAGGAACCAGGTAGTTATGATAATTTGATTATTGGTCTGGCTACTATAGGCGGCCTGATGTTCAAAGAAAATGCCGTAGCCATTCCGGCCTGCCTCGGTATATTACTTCTCGCACGAGCCGATTGGATGCGAAATCGGAGACTTTGGCTGGGAGTCATGTTAAGCGCGATTATAGTTTTAATTTACATCGCCATTAGGATTGTGGCGGGGCTGACAATACCTGGCTCCGGGCGTTATGCACTATCGTTACTTAATATTCCGGTGAATCTTGCGCTACTTGTTGGCGGTGCAGTGGTAACTACCAATACTGTCACGATCTATACTGAGCGGGGCATATATTTGGTATGGGGGGCAATATCAGGATTGGTATTGTTCCTCCCCATTTCACTTGGCTTATTCTCTGTTCAAAGTCGCAATCGAAAGCATGACCTGAGACTCACTCTGATGCTTGTGTTGGCGGCGGTTTTTTCACAGGTTCCCTCATTATTGATGGAACATATTAGTGAAATGCACCTCTATCGCAGTCTGCCCTTTCTATGTATGGTTGCGGCGATAGGATTGACTCGTGCCTTTAATGCAACCTCTCGAGTATTACGAGCCTTAGTGATATCAACACTGCTTGTCTTTTTACTCACCGGATTAAACAGCATAGATGCAAAGCAAGAGTTTCTTTATGATAACGGTGCGAGAGCCAATCGAATGTTGATGCAAATACGGCGGGCCGTTCCCGATCCAGAGAAGAGATCCAAATTCTGGCTCATTCCGGATAGATCAACAGGCGAAATTCGTGAGTATAGCATTTATCAACAGAAAGCCAATACGATCATTGCTTACAATCCTGTGACCTATCTTTACCGACGAAGCGATTTGCTTTCGATTGTCGAACCTACAAAGACCGATACTCAGGGTGTCAAAGTATATTATTTCCGAATTATGCCTGGTGATTCCATACTTTATCTTGGTCGGTAG
- a CDS encoding AbrB/MazE/SpoVT family DNA-binding domain-containing protein, producing MTKLLTIDNSRRIELPEEALESLRAKPGDSIRLRTLDNGDVVLEHTIDIMELYGSIDPKGIHLSDEELDGALGKYRFEDTFSGLPEGIGTTSREV from the coding sequence ATGACCAAGTTGCTCACTATCGACAATTCTCGGCGTATTGAACTGCCTGAAGAAGCGTTGGAGTCACTCAGAGCCAAACCCGGTGATTCTATTCGGCTGCGGACCTTGGACAACGGAGACGTGGTGCTTGAGCATACCATCGACATTATGGAACTCTATGGCTCCATTGATCCCAAAGGGATTCATTTGAGCGATGAGGAGTTGGATGGAGCTCTTGGCAAATATAGATTTGAAGACACGTTTAGTGGATTGCCCGAAGGAATTGGGACTACTTCGAGGGAAGTGTGA
- the atpH gene encoding ATP synthase F1 subunit delta produces MPCGVAQLSGLLTRRYVVPLYEVALKANALDAVEGDLKQLDGALAASPDLKRLLLSPSEPRAVKKRLLERLFTGASPYTLKFIGLVIDKNRPEVLLAASRLYGDLLNAHRGIVTGTVESAVPLGEALFGQLKAALGERFGGKLELEQRVDPGLLGGVRVRVGNSVYDGSVKGRLDRIRAALAGQ; encoded by the coding sequence TCGCGCAATTGAGCGGACTCCTGACGCGGCGCTACGTCGTGCCGCTGTACGAGGTGGCGCTGAAGGCGAACGCTCTCGACGCCGTCGAAGGCGACCTGAAGCAACTCGACGGCGCGTTGGCGGCATCGCCCGACCTGAAGCGGCTGCTGCTTAGCCCCTCCGAGCCGCGCGCGGTGAAAAAGCGCCTTCTTGAGAGGCTGTTCACCGGCGCGTCGCCCTACACGCTGAAGTTTATCGGTCTGGTGATCGACAAGAACCGCCCCGAGGTGCTGCTCGCCGCGAGCCGCCTCTACGGCGACCTGCTCAACGCCCATCGCGGTATCGTAACCGGTACGGTCGAATCGGCGGTGCCGTTGGGCGAAGCGCTCTTCGGGCAGTTGAAAGCCGCGCTGGGCGAGCGCTTCGGCGGGAAACTGGAACTGGAGCAACGCGTCGATCCGGGGCTGCTGGGCGGCGTGCGGGTGCGGGTGGGGAACAGCGTCTATGACGGGTCGGTGAAGGGGCGGCTGGATAGGATTAGAGCCGCTTTGGCTGGACAATGA
- a CDS encoding site-specific DNA-methyltransferase, translating into MARRNWDYFEGSVKDSVKNRLICGDNLVELATLPTESVDLIYIDPPFFSNRNYEIVWGDEAEIRSFEDRWEGGVYAYIDWMKKRVQILYRILKPTGSFYLHCDWHAGHYLKVMLDDIFGRENFHNEIVWHYFMGGKSRRFFARKHDVIFFYTKGKRWTFNYVEVERRLPKKPSLGSHKPLVHKGDAWYSTVGMDDVWDISGVFNMSKEYQGYNTQKPEELLERIIWASSNPGDLVLDAFCGCGTTLAVAQKYGRRWIGIDISPSAIALIKKRLATIGVDEDSLLITGMPKNLADLRKLKPFEFQYWAINELHGTPSSKKTGDMGIDGFSFLESHPIQVKQSDGVGRNVVDNFLSALKRYYKTPRRQYHGLIIGFSFTKGAFEEVARLKGEGVNIELVLVEDILGRKIRFEQVVQRNRQNGLQIS; encoded by the coding sequence ATTGCCCGAAGGAATTGGGACTACTTCGAGGGAAGTGTGAAAGATTCAGTGAAAAATCGACTTATCTGCGGCGACAATCTTGTTGAGTTGGCGACATTGCCGACGGAGTCCGTTGATCTTATCTATATTGACCCGCCTTTCTTCAGCAATCGGAACTATGAGATTGTTTGGGGGGATGAAGCCGAGATTCGCAGTTTTGAGGACCGCTGGGAAGGCGGAGTCTATGCTTATATCGATTGGATGAAGAAGCGTGTGCAGATCTTATATAGGATTTTAAAACCTACTGGATCATTTTATCTGCATTGCGACTGGCATGCTGGACATTATCTCAAAGTCATGCTTGATGATATATTTGGGCGAGAGAACTTTCATAATGAGATTGTTTGGCACTACTTCATGGGCGGGAAATCAAGACGCTTCTTCGCTCGAAAGCACGATGTGATATTCTTTTATACGAAGGGCAAGCGATGGACTTTCAATTATGTTGAGGTCGAGCGTCGTCTCCCCAAAAAGCCCAGTTTAGGAAGTCATAAGCCGCTTGTTCACAAGGGAGATGCCTGGTATAGCACGGTGGGAATGGATGACGTATGGGATATTTCAGGCGTATTCAACATGAGTAAAGAATACCAGGGCTATAATACACAAAAACCTGAGGAATTGCTTGAGAGGATTATTTGGGCATCATCGAACCCTGGTGATCTTGTCTTGGACGCATTTTGCGGCTGCGGCACAACGCTGGCAGTTGCACAAAAATACGGAAGAAGGTGGATTGGGATTGACATTTCTCCTTCAGCAATAGCATTGATCAAGAAACGCTTAGCAACGATAGGAGTGGATGAAGATTCACTGCTAATAACTGGGATGCCGAAGAACTTGGCCGACTTGAGGAAGTTGAAACCGTTCGAGTTTCAGTACTGGGCAATTAACGAACTGCATGGAACACCAAGCTCAAAGAAGACTGGCGATATGGGAATTGATGGGTTTTCATTCCTCGAGAGCCATCCAATCCAGGTGAAGCAATCGGATGGTGTTGGAAGAAACGTTGTGGATAACTTTCTATCTGCACTCAAACGTTATTACAAGACTCCCCGACGTCAATATCACGGTCTAATCATAGGTTTCAGCTTCACCAAAGGAGCATTTGAAGAAGTAGCTCGATTGAAAGGCGAAGGAGTGAACATTGAACTTGTGTTGGTTGAAGATATATTAGGCCGTAAGATCAGATTTGAGCAAGTTGTTCAGCGCAACCGTCAAAATGGATTGCAAATATCTTGA